From Juglans regia cultivar Chandler chromosome 8, Walnut 2.0, whole genome shotgun sequence, the proteins below share one genomic window:
- the LOC118349248 gene encoding uncharacterized protein LOC118349248, which translates to MLTATKLSSTTMFRDQDGAIKTDEDSGKDSDGGKAASCAGATVESGFGGLRLAGMVGSDDSDGVSATPPGEGNKGLMSGERAGEDTGALGNNAGAAEMVETLVLMFSLDAMANEE; encoded by the coding sequence ATGCTAACCGCCACCAAACTTAGCAGTACAACCATGTTTAGAGACCAGGATGGAGCCATAAAAACCGATGAAGATTCCGGCAAAGACTCAGATGGTGGAAAGGCTGCATCATGTGCAGGAGCAACCGTAGAATCTGGGTTTGGAGGGCTCCGGCTGGCAGGGATGGTAGGCAGTGATGACTCAGATGGAGTAAGTGCCACACCACCAGGAGAAGGAAATAAGGGACTGATGTCTGGGGAAAGAGCTGGAGAGGACACAGGAGCACTTGGCAATAATGCAGGCGCAGCTGAAATGGTTGAAACACTCGTTCTCATGTTTAGTTTAGATGCCATGGCTAATGAAGAGTAG
- the LOC108997961 gene encoding protease Do-like 2, chloroplastic isoform X2, producing MAVAVTSCGLSLFTSTLTFRSSLTSQPRSATLQISNGSITPKASNHRSRPSNPQRGSSSSSSSSSKSSGENIPGRSKDGRPNLYADGNGGREDIGRAQSTSVKSFGMQRKDKKDIHFDIRQQVEPENLQNSAFLNAVVKVYCTHTTPDYSLPWQKQRQYTSTGSAFIIGDGKLLTNAHCVEHDTQVKVKKRGDDTKYVAKVLARGVDCDIALLSVESKEFWEGAESLNFGRLPCLQDAVTVVGYPLGGDTISVTKGVVSRIEVTSYAHGSSDLLGIQIDAAINPGNSGGPAFNEQGECIGVAFQVYRSEAAENIGYVIPTTVVSHFLKDYERNGKYTGFPSLGIFWQKLENPALRACLKVQSNEGVLVRRIEPISDANNVLKEGDVIVSFDDIHIGCEGTVPFRSSERIAFRYLVSQKFAGDVAELGIIRAGKLMGVNVVLNPRVHLVPYHVDGDQPSYIIIAGFVFTTLSEPLIDEECEDSIGLKLLAKASYSLARFKGERIVILSQVLANEANIGYEDMSSQQVLKFNGTRIKNIHHLAHLIDSCKDQDLVFEFEDNYIAALERKAATAALPCILKDYGIPSERSSDLLEPYVDLWGDNQATIDQDLIGSSPVSNLEIGIDGLLWT from the exons ATGGCGGTTGCAGTCACGAGCTGCGGCCTCTCCCTGTTCACTTCTACCCTTACATTCCGTTCCTCTCTTACCTCCCAACCCCGCTCCGCCACTTTGCAGATATCCAATGGCTCTATCACTCCCAAAGCCTCCAATCACAGGAGCAGACCTTCAAATCCTCAAAGaggctcctcctcctcctcatcgtCCTCCAGTAAATCCAGCGGAGAG AATATTCCAGGAAGATCAAAGGATGGCAGGCCTAACTTATATGCTGATGGAAATGGTGGAAGAGAGGATATTGGGCGTGCTCAATCAACATCTGTTAAATCATTTGGCATGCAAAGAAAAGACAAGAAGGACATCCATTTTGATATAAGGCAGCAG GTTGAACCAGAGAATCTTCAAAATTCAGCTTTTCTTAATGCTGTTGTGAAg GTTTATTGCACCCATACTACCCCAGATTATTCCCTTCCTTGGCAAAAGCAAAGACAATATACAAGCACTGGAAG TGCTTTTATAATTGGGGATGGGAAACTTTTGACAAATGCACATTGTGTTGAACATGATACACAG GTCAAAGTTAAGAAAAGAGGAGATGATACAAAATATGTGGCTAAG GTTCTAGCCAGGGGCGTTGATTGTGATATAGCTTTGCTTTCGGTAGAAAGCAAGGAGTTTTGGGAAGGAGCAGAATCACTCAATTTTGGGCGCTTGCCATGTCTTCAG GATGCAGTAACTGTTGTAGGATACCCCCTCGGAGGGGACACCATATCTGTGACAAAAGGAGTTGTATCACGTATAGAG GTTACATCATATGCTCATGGGTCATCTGATTTGTTAGGAATTCAAATTGATGCGGCAATAAATCCTG GTAATAGTGGTGGCCCTGCATTCAATGAACAAGGGGAGTGCATTGGAGTAGCATTTCAG GTTTACAGATCTGAAGCAGCTGAGAATATTGGATATGTGATTCCAACTACAGTTGTTTCTCATTTTCTTAAGGACTATGAAAGGAATGGGAAATACACTG GTTTTCCTAGCCTTGGCATATTTTGGCAAAAGTTAGAGAATCCGGCCCTACGTGCGTGCTTAAAAGTACAGTCTAATGAG GGGGTACTGGTACGGAGAATTGAACCCATTTCTGATGCAAATAATGTCTTGAAGGAG GGGGATGTCATTGTAAGCTTTGATGATATTCATATAGGATGTGAAGGGACAGTGCCATTTCGATCAAGTGAGCGCATTGCATTTCGTTACCTCGTCAGCCAGAA ATTTGCTGGTGATGTAGCAGAACTTGGAATAATCAGAGCAGGAAAGTTGATGGGAGTTAATGTAGTTTTGAACCCACGAGTGCATTTG GTTCCTTATCATGTTGATGGAGATCAACCTTCGTATATAATAATTGCTGGTTTTGTGTTTACCACACTTTCGGAACCACTGATTGA tGAGGAGTGTGAAGATTCGATAGGG TTGAAACTACTGGCAAAGGCAAGTTATTCCTTAGCAAGGTTCAAAGGGGAACGGATTGTGATCTTATCACAG GTCTTAGCAAACGAAGCCAACATTGGATACGAGGATATGAGCAGTCAGCAA GTTTTGAAATTCAATGGAACTCGAATAAAGAACATCCATCACCTAGCACACCTTATTGATT CATGCAAGGACCAAGATCTAGTTTTTGAGTTTGAAGACAATTACATTGCTGCTTTGGAGAGGAAAGCAGCAACTGCTGCTTTGCCCTGCATTCTCAAAGATTATGGGATTCCCTCGGAAAGATCTTCTGATTTGTTGGAGCCATATGTAGATTTATGGGGAGACAACCAAGCAACAATAGATCAGGACTTAATTGGTTCGAGTCCggtttcaaatttggaaattggCATAGATGGTCTTCTCTGGACATAA
- the LOC108997961 gene encoding protease Do-like 2, chloroplastic isoform X1: MAVAVTSCGLSLFTSTLTFRSSLTSQPRSATLQISNGSITPKASNHRSRPSNPQRGSSSSSSSSSKSSGEKNIPGRSKDGRPNLYADGNGGREDIGRAQSTSVKSFGMQRKDKKDIHFDIRQQVEPENLQNSAFLNAVVKVYCTHTTPDYSLPWQKQRQYTSTGSAFIIGDGKLLTNAHCVEHDTQVKVKKRGDDTKYVAKVLARGVDCDIALLSVESKEFWEGAESLNFGRLPCLQDAVTVVGYPLGGDTISVTKGVVSRIEVTSYAHGSSDLLGIQIDAAINPGNSGGPAFNEQGECIGVAFQVYRSEAAENIGYVIPTTVVSHFLKDYERNGKYTGFPSLGIFWQKLENPALRACLKVQSNEGVLVRRIEPISDANNVLKEGDVIVSFDDIHIGCEGTVPFRSSERIAFRYLVSQKFAGDVAELGIIRAGKLMGVNVVLNPRVHLVPYHVDGDQPSYIIIAGFVFTTLSEPLIDEECEDSIGLKLLAKASYSLARFKGERIVILSQVLANEANIGYEDMSSQQVLKFNGTRIKNIHHLAHLIDSCKDQDLVFEFEDNYIAALERKAATAALPCILKDYGIPSERSSDLLEPYVDLWGDNQATIDQDLIGSSPVSNLEIGIDGLLWT; this comes from the exons ATGGCGGTTGCAGTCACGAGCTGCGGCCTCTCCCTGTTCACTTCTACCCTTACATTCCGTTCCTCTCTTACCTCCCAACCCCGCTCCGCCACTTTGCAGATATCCAATGGCTCTATCACTCCCAAAGCCTCCAATCACAGGAGCAGACCTTCAAATCCTCAAAGaggctcctcctcctcctcatcgtCCTCCAGTAAATCCAGCGGAGAG AAGAATATTCCAGGAAGATCAAAGGATGGCAGGCCTAACTTATATGCTGATGGAAATGGTGGAAGAGAGGATATTGGGCGTGCTCAATCAACATCTGTTAAATCATTTGGCATGCAAAGAAAAGACAAGAAGGACATCCATTTTGATATAAGGCAGCAG GTTGAACCAGAGAATCTTCAAAATTCAGCTTTTCTTAATGCTGTTGTGAAg GTTTATTGCACCCATACTACCCCAGATTATTCCCTTCCTTGGCAAAAGCAAAGACAATATACAAGCACTGGAAG TGCTTTTATAATTGGGGATGGGAAACTTTTGACAAATGCACATTGTGTTGAACATGATACACAG GTCAAAGTTAAGAAAAGAGGAGATGATACAAAATATGTGGCTAAG GTTCTAGCCAGGGGCGTTGATTGTGATATAGCTTTGCTTTCGGTAGAAAGCAAGGAGTTTTGGGAAGGAGCAGAATCACTCAATTTTGGGCGCTTGCCATGTCTTCAG GATGCAGTAACTGTTGTAGGATACCCCCTCGGAGGGGACACCATATCTGTGACAAAAGGAGTTGTATCACGTATAGAG GTTACATCATATGCTCATGGGTCATCTGATTTGTTAGGAATTCAAATTGATGCGGCAATAAATCCTG GTAATAGTGGTGGCCCTGCATTCAATGAACAAGGGGAGTGCATTGGAGTAGCATTTCAG GTTTACAGATCTGAAGCAGCTGAGAATATTGGATATGTGATTCCAACTACAGTTGTTTCTCATTTTCTTAAGGACTATGAAAGGAATGGGAAATACACTG GTTTTCCTAGCCTTGGCATATTTTGGCAAAAGTTAGAGAATCCGGCCCTACGTGCGTGCTTAAAAGTACAGTCTAATGAG GGGGTACTGGTACGGAGAATTGAACCCATTTCTGATGCAAATAATGTCTTGAAGGAG GGGGATGTCATTGTAAGCTTTGATGATATTCATATAGGATGTGAAGGGACAGTGCCATTTCGATCAAGTGAGCGCATTGCATTTCGTTACCTCGTCAGCCAGAA ATTTGCTGGTGATGTAGCAGAACTTGGAATAATCAGAGCAGGAAAGTTGATGGGAGTTAATGTAGTTTTGAACCCACGAGTGCATTTG GTTCCTTATCATGTTGATGGAGATCAACCTTCGTATATAATAATTGCTGGTTTTGTGTTTACCACACTTTCGGAACCACTGATTGA tGAGGAGTGTGAAGATTCGATAGGG TTGAAACTACTGGCAAAGGCAAGTTATTCCTTAGCAAGGTTCAAAGGGGAACGGATTGTGATCTTATCACAG GTCTTAGCAAACGAAGCCAACATTGGATACGAGGATATGAGCAGTCAGCAA GTTTTGAAATTCAATGGAACTCGAATAAAGAACATCCATCACCTAGCACACCTTATTGATT CATGCAAGGACCAAGATCTAGTTTTTGAGTTTGAAGACAATTACATTGCTGCTTTGGAGAGGAAAGCAGCAACTGCTGCTTTGCCCTGCATTCTCAAAGATTATGGGATTCCCTCGGAAAGATCTTCTGATTTGTTGGAGCCATATGTAGATTTATGGGGAGACAACCAAGCAACAATAGATCAGGACTTAATTGGTTCGAGTCCggtttcaaatttggaaattggCATAGATGGTCTTCTCTGGACATAA
- the LOC108997961 gene encoding protease Do-like 2, chloroplastic isoform X3, with protein MQRKDKKDIHFDIRQQVEPENLQNSAFLNAVVKVYCTHTTPDYSLPWQKQRQYTSTGSAFIIGDGKLLTNAHCVEHDTQVKVKKRGDDTKYVAKVLARGVDCDIALLSVESKEFWEGAESLNFGRLPCLQDAVTVVGYPLGGDTISVTKGVVSRIEVTSYAHGSSDLLGIQIDAAINPGNSGGPAFNEQGECIGVAFQVYRSEAAENIGYVIPTTVVSHFLKDYERNGKYTGFPSLGIFWQKLENPALRACLKVQSNEGVLVRRIEPISDANNVLKEGDVIVSFDDIHIGCEGTVPFRSSERIAFRYLVSQKFAGDVAELGIIRAGKLMGVNVVLNPRVHLVPYHVDGDQPSYIIIAGFVFTTLSEPLIDEECEDSIGLKLLAKASYSLARFKGERIVILSQVLANEANIGYEDMSSQQVLKFNGTRIKNIHHLAHLIDSCKDQDLVFEFEDNYIAALERKAATAALPCILKDYGIPSERSSDLLEPYVDLWGDNQATIDQDLIGSSPVSNLEIGIDGLLWT; from the exons ATGCAAAGAAAAGACAAGAAGGACATCCATTTTGATATAAGGCAGCAG GTTGAACCAGAGAATCTTCAAAATTCAGCTTTTCTTAATGCTGTTGTGAAg GTTTATTGCACCCATACTACCCCAGATTATTCCCTTCCTTGGCAAAAGCAAAGACAATATACAAGCACTGGAAG TGCTTTTATAATTGGGGATGGGAAACTTTTGACAAATGCACATTGTGTTGAACATGATACACAG GTCAAAGTTAAGAAAAGAGGAGATGATACAAAATATGTGGCTAAG GTTCTAGCCAGGGGCGTTGATTGTGATATAGCTTTGCTTTCGGTAGAAAGCAAGGAGTTTTGGGAAGGAGCAGAATCACTCAATTTTGGGCGCTTGCCATGTCTTCAG GATGCAGTAACTGTTGTAGGATACCCCCTCGGAGGGGACACCATATCTGTGACAAAAGGAGTTGTATCACGTATAGAG GTTACATCATATGCTCATGGGTCATCTGATTTGTTAGGAATTCAAATTGATGCGGCAATAAATCCTG GTAATAGTGGTGGCCCTGCATTCAATGAACAAGGGGAGTGCATTGGAGTAGCATTTCAG GTTTACAGATCTGAAGCAGCTGAGAATATTGGATATGTGATTCCAACTACAGTTGTTTCTCATTTTCTTAAGGACTATGAAAGGAATGGGAAATACACTG GTTTTCCTAGCCTTGGCATATTTTGGCAAAAGTTAGAGAATCCGGCCCTACGTGCGTGCTTAAAAGTACAGTCTAATGAG GGGGTACTGGTACGGAGAATTGAACCCATTTCTGATGCAAATAATGTCTTGAAGGAG GGGGATGTCATTGTAAGCTTTGATGATATTCATATAGGATGTGAAGGGACAGTGCCATTTCGATCAAGTGAGCGCATTGCATTTCGTTACCTCGTCAGCCAGAA ATTTGCTGGTGATGTAGCAGAACTTGGAATAATCAGAGCAGGAAAGTTGATGGGAGTTAATGTAGTTTTGAACCCACGAGTGCATTTG GTTCCTTATCATGTTGATGGAGATCAACCTTCGTATATAATAATTGCTGGTTTTGTGTTTACCACACTTTCGGAACCACTGATTGA tGAGGAGTGTGAAGATTCGATAGGG TTGAAACTACTGGCAAAGGCAAGTTATTCCTTAGCAAGGTTCAAAGGGGAACGGATTGTGATCTTATCACAG GTCTTAGCAAACGAAGCCAACATTGGATACGAGGATATGAGCAGTCAGCAA GTTTTGAAATTCAATGGAACTCGAATAAAGAACATCCATCACCTAGCACACCTTATTGATT CATGCAAGGACCAAGATCTAGTTTTTGAGTTTGAAGACAATTACATTGCTGCTTTGGAGAGGAAAGCAGCAACTGCTGCTTTGCCCTGCATTCTCAAAGATTATGGGATTCCCTCGGAAAGATCTTCTGATTTGTTGGAGCCATATGTAGATTTATGGGGAGACAACCAAGCAACAATAGATCAGGACTTAATTGGTTCGAGTCCggtttcaaatttggaaattggCATAGATGGTCTTCTCTGGACATAA